Proteins found in one Arachis stenosperma cultivar V10309 chromosome 8, arast.V10309.gnm1.PFL2, whole genome shotgun sequence genomic segment:
- the LOC130943613 gene encoding uncharacterized protein LOC130943613 isoform X1: protein MAKNNKFTAINFNHIYDKTTSSNHQTPKTAAPSSLPSSSPSFSASYSSVSAPNKPHGRILVLTRPTPKPITPPTQLPSKQPQPTPIQTVPDQPPSDAISLRPQGRTGSGPVLSGPNLKDRAVHVESPPPLISPKPDKFVPPHLRPGYVPKVEEVPPGPEMGRGRDLNYRRGAHVGSPGKYGEDGRPKSGGYERIRRAGGSDAGLMGRPRSSSGSRPSSSGWLCFELFS, encoded by the exons ATGGCAAAAAACAACAAGTTCACCGCCATCAACTTCAACCACATTTACGACAAAACAACCTCTTCCAACCATCAAACGCCCAAAACCGCCGCCCCTTCTTCTCTCCCCTCCTCCTCCCCTTCCTTCTCCGCTTCATATTCTTCTGTCTCTGCTCCTAACAAACCCCATGGCCGGATCCTCGTCCTGACCCGACCCACACCCAAGCCCATCACTCCACCCACACAACTCCCCTCCAAACAACCCCAACCCACCCCCATCCAAACCGTTCCCGATCAACCACCCTCCGACGCGATATCTCTTCGTCCCCAGGGCCGAACCGGATCCGGACCGGTTCTCTCGGGCCCCAACCTCAAGGACAGGGCGGTGCACGTGGAGTCGCCGCCTCCGCTGATATCTCCGAAGCCCGACAAGTTTGTGCCGCCGCACCTTCGGCCCGGGTACGTGCCAAAGGTGGAGGAGGTGCCGCCTGGGCCGGAGATGGGCCGGGGCAGGGATTTGAACTATAGGAGGGGTGCACATGTCGGGTCGCCGGGCAAGTATGGGGAAGATGGGCGGCCCAAGTCTGGCGGATACGAGAGGATTAGGAGGGCTGGCGGGTCGGATGCCGGGTTGATGGGCCGCCCGAGATCATCCAGTGGGAGTCGACCTAGTTCAAGTGGATG GTTATGTTTCGAATTATTTTCCTGA
- the LOC130943649 gene encoding fasciclin-like arabinogalactan protein 13: MASTTFILLLPILLLLNPQAQAQAPAPAPSGQLNLTAILEKGSQYTTLLKLLKDTQQLSQIQNQFKTNSQGFTVFAPTDNAFQNLPSGALNGLSDDQKVQLILYHSAPKYYSLSDLLTVSNPVRTQSPWGLNFTGGQGNQVNVSTGVVEVQINNALRQQFPLAVYQVDKVLWPKAFSADANSPSPAPAPKKKGSNKGTATPTSAAADDAPSPSAESKNDSNGVAGMKNNVGFGMVLGFVLLCMRVLS, encoded by the coding sequence ATGGCCTCCACtacattcattcttctcctccccatcctcctcctcctaaaCCCCCAAGCCCAAGCCCAAGCCCCAGCCCCGGCCCCATCGGGCCAACTCAACCTGACAGCCATCCTGGAGAAAGGCAGCCAATACACCACCCTCCTTAAACTCCTAAAGGACACACAACAACTCTCTCAAATCCAGAACCAATTCAAAACCAACTCTCAAGGCTTCACCGTCTTCGCCCCCACCGACAACGCCTTCCAGAACCTTCCATCGGGCGCACTCAACGGCCTCTCCGACGACCAAAAGGTCCAGCTCATCCTGTACCACTCCGCACCAAAATACTACTCACTCAGCGATCTCTTAACCGTTAGCAACCCTGTCAGGACGCAATCTCCTTGGGGTCTCAACTTCACCGGCGGACAAGGCAACCAAGTCAACGTTTCCACCGGCGTTGTTGAAGTCCAAATTAACAACGCTCTGAGGCAACAGTTCCCGCTTGCTGTTTACCAAGTCGACAAGGTCTTGTGGCCCAAGGCATTCTCTGCCGACGCTAACTCTCCGTCTCCGGCTCCGGCTCCCAAGAAGAAGGGTTCTAATAAGGGTACTGCCACCCCAACAAGTGCTGCCGCCGATGATGCGCCTTCACCTTCTGCTGAAAGCAAGAATGATAGCAATGGTGTAGCTGGGATGAAGAATAATGTGGGTTTTGGCATGGTTCTTGGGTTTGTTTTGCTTTGCATGCGTGTTCTTTCTTGA
- the LOC130943613 gene encoding uncharacterized protein LOC130943613 isoform X2 — MAKNNKFTAINFNHIYDKTTSSNHQTPKTAAPSSLPSSSPSFSASYSSVSAPNKPHGRILVLTRPTPKPITPPTQLPSKQPQPTPIQTVPDQPPSDAISLRPQGRTGSGPVLSGPNLKDRAVHVESPPPLISPKPDKFVPPHLRPGYVPKVEEVPPGPEMGRGRDLNYRRGAHVGSPGKYGEDGRPKSGGYERIRRAGGSDAGLMGRPRSSSGSRPSSSG, encoded by the exons ATGGCAAAAAACAACAAGTTCACCGCCATCAACTTCAACCACATTTACGACAAAACAACCTCTTCCAACCATCAAACGCCCAAAACCGCCGCCCCTTCTTCTCTCCCCTCCTCCTCCCCTTCCTTCTCCGCTTCATATTCTTCTGTCTCTGCTCCTAACAAACCCCATGGCCGGATCCTCGTCCTGACCCGACCCACACCCAAGCCCATCACTCCACCCACACAACTCCCCTCCAAACAACCCCAACCCACCCCCATCCAAACCGTTCCCGATCAACCACCCTCCGACGCGATATCTCTTCGTCCCCAGGGCCGAACCGGATCCGGACCGGTTCTCTCGGGCCCCAACCTCAAGGACAGGGCGGTGCACGTGGAGTCGCCGCCTCCGCTGATATCTCCGAAGCCCGACAAGTTTGTGCCGCCGCACCTTCGGCCCGGGTACGTGCCAAAGGTGGAGGAGGTGCCGCCTGGGCCGGAGATGGGCCGGGGCAGGGATTTGAACTATAGGAGGGGTGCACATGTCGGGTCGCCGGGCAAGTATGGGGAAGATGGGCGGCCCAAGTCTGGCGGATACGAGAGGATTAGGAGGGCTGGCGGGTCGGATGCCGGGTTGATGGGCCGCCCGAGATCATCCAGTGGGAGTCGACCTAGTTCAAGTGGATG A